Sequence from the Notamacropus eugenii isolate mMacEug1 chromosome 6, mMacEug1.pri_v2, whole genome shotgun sequence genome:
GTGAATATGATACTATGTAAATTTTTATGGTGGAAAATTTATTCATACAGATTATTTTCTAAAACCAGGGAGCTTCTCTTATAAGAGCATTTTTCTCCATTcagttatgtaaaaaaaaaaaagtactcctAATAACTCTCAATAACTTTATATCTTTAATGGTGAAGTGAATagtactataaaaatgtgatttgtgaaaaatatttctggtccaaacttcacagaacaataaGGCCAAAATTATTACTGATTTACTGAATCTTTACACTATGGCTGCTTTTATTAAGTCAAGGAATGCAAATTGAAAAGGTACGAACTTAATGAGaaccatgtttaaaaaaaaattgtactgaAAAGCTGGTAATATGTACAAACCACATTTACATATAACTGTCAAACATTACTAAAAACAACTTACCGTATCTATGGCTCATCTGCTACATTTTTGGTAAGGTAGCATTATGGTATACTCCAAGaatcaaagggaaaatatttctgCAAACATATCTAAATACTACTTCCATTTAAGCCTACTAAATAGTATAGCCtagaaaccttaaaaaaaatacttattgtgAGAAAATATGCTTTATGGCAAAGTCAGGAAATTCTCTGCCCTCCAATTctacagaaataaaatatttcctataAAATCTACCATTTGATGTAGACGCTGTTCTCTTTATTACCAGATGAAGCAGGAAACCAAAGAACatgatgttttctttcttttttttttctggtaaatcCACTGAGCTGACAGTCCTGGCTTTGGTTTGGGGTTTACATGGATATTGGGACTTAAAATTCAAATAAGGGTTAAAGATTAACTCTTCCATATAACATATACAATCACATAATGAGAAGTACTTGCAAAGACagttctttaaattttaaaaagttgaaatcTGTTATGGCTGCTATTAGTCTAGCTACAGACCGTTAATATTTACATAAGCTAAAATTCTCTTGCCACCAAAATGActataaatgtttaaaaatttagatAAACACAATCAACCAAAACTGCAGTAAAATCctaaatatctatttttacatGCCAAGGATTTTGGTTGCACCCAACAAAAATACTATGATCACATTTGGATAAGGGGCTTCTACTTATGactaaagggggaaaaagaccTCAGCACTCGCAGCAGCTAAGTCAATGGCACCCTGCACATAGGCCTTATGGTTTATCCTTTtgacaaatatataataaaatgttcACATAAAAATAGACATAACCCAGATTATAGTATACACTAGTATACTACTGGTGCTATTTACATTAAAAATGCTGAATTGCATAATTTGGGGAATAAAATCGTATCATGCATTTTGTATTAATTCTTGAAGTGAAATATGCAGCTACAGAACAGTTTGCTAATCATGATTGTCCCAATATTTCCTAAAGTGAATATAGAAAAATGTCTTGATATCAACTTTTGCTTCCCATCTCCCTATCGTCCCTCGCAAAGTATAAGAATAGCATAGGTTATGGACTATTACCACAGCTGTAACCAGGAACTTTTGAATAGTCTCCATTATACTGGCATAATAAAATATGGATACATATCCATATTGAAAGGTTTGATGAAAATGTATGAAACGATTCTAATAATGACAGTTTTTCAAATGTAAAAACTATCTGGATCATCACAGAGAAGTATTAAAGACCTTTCAAAGTTTAATTTTACTCTTTAGGCAAGTACAGACAtaatacacatttaaaaattaacattcttTATCACTATGCACAAATAAAGATACAGTGCATTaaccagaaaaagaatattatataATTGTTACATTAGATGAAGTCTTTGCCATTTCTTCAGGGGAGTGACTTTTTATAACTTCTTTGATGAACTGTTCAAGTGCAGTGAAATAACCCTGGCACTGCCATGTGTCATTATGAGTTCCATCAGGAAAAATTGCTAATCTCTTAGTCCGAGACGGGGAAAGTTCATAAAGCTGCTTCATCATTACTGGTGGAATTAACTGGTCTGAGAgcccagagatgaaaagagaaggcATTCTGCACTGAGAGATTTTTCTGTAGGACAGGAATTTATTTTTGTAGCACCACAAAGGAAGATATCgcattggaaagaaagaaaataaagtagtGGCCATATGTGGTATGCTTAGAAATGTGTTCTCTACCATGATGGCTGAAATCCTATGAGAATTTTCAGAAGCTAAGTGAATGGCCACTGCTCCCCCCAAGGAAcggccaaaaagaaaaatttttgttttatcaaGGTCAGGTCTGGTCATCACGTAGTCCAGTACAGCTTCAGAATCTAAGTAGAGTCCTTCTTCATTTGCTTCGCCTTCACTTTTTCCATAGCCTCTATAATCAACAAGTAAAAGGTTAACTTTCAGGTTAACCAGCATAAGCAAAGCATTTGGTAACCTGTGACCAATATTGCCTGCATTTCCATGAAAATAAATGATAGTTGGGGAATATGTTGAATCATCTCCAGTGTATCTCAGCAAAATAAGGTTGAGAAGCACTCCATCTTTGGTTCTGATGAAAATGTTTTCATGTGGAATGCCAGTGGGCATAGGGACATAAAGGCGGGATGATGATGGCTGTTCTGGAAAATAAAGCAATACATCCTGGAATTTATATAGAATACCTGCTATTGATACAAATATTAACACAAGTAAGGTGATGCCACCATACAGATGGAAAGTCACTAttaaaggtaaaagagaaatacGACAGAGGGCCCAAGACCAGGAAGCTAAGGCTAACAGCCATCTTTCAACAAAGGTCCACAACATCCATGACTTTTCCATTGTAGGTCTCCTTGAACTATTATTCCATATGTatcctaaaaaaagaaagaagatatatacatataaccaAAAATTCAACAAAGTATTTTAtttactaaacaaaaaaaaacttccaaTCACCCtttttatgatatatatatatatatatatatatatatatatatataagaatattAAATTTTAGGTTAATATGTAGATAGGCATTAATCCAAAAAAGATCTAAAGCAAAAGGAATTTTATGGAGATTTACAAttaagaacttcttaaaaattgcATTTCAGTCACTAGAATATCAGATTAAGACAGTTACAAATATAGTTACCCAAAACTTATTCAGGGCACAGTTTCCTTTAAGTTCACCTCAGGGATCACTTAAGAGATTAATGtacattagaaaaaaagaaatactaaaaccAAGAGAACTCTATTTAAAAAGTGAGATGTTGTTATAATAAATTGGTTCCCAACATAATCTACTTCTTGCAGCTTTTAATTATCTACTTTACTTGATCAATTTTTAGACTCTGTAACCTGACTATACTCTAGCCCACACAACACATTATCTGGTTTATAACCCCCTTATtctcacatttgtaaaatgtaccAACTTATGAAGCCAGGTTTACTTTTACAGTGGAAGCCAAGGGTAAAAGCAGTACTACTTTTCTATTAACACCTATGAACtcataatataaataatttctattttatataagaaaattacgattaaaattagaaaaaaatcatgaaaaaatgaagttCTCTTCGCTGCTTAAGGCCTAacaactcaattcaataaatcTCTTTTTTAAGAGGCCTTCAAAAACAATATTTCTTGATATTTGGAGGCAATTTTTTCCCTTACAAATGAACTAAAAAgtgataaaactgaaaaaaaaaatcttgataaattgaaaaacatttttcttaaaagGCAAGGGAAATTCAACATCTTATGATTTATATTCACCTTTCACACAAACTGTTTTTTTTGTTTCACACTACTATAGCTAACAGTGATTTATATCATACCAacaataaatatatagatatcaTTTGATTAATAAtgaaaagtaacaaaaaataaaataaaaatactgaagaaaaactactaaaaatgtgaaaaaatcaaTACAGATACAAAGATATTAAGAGAACAAAACCACCCCAAAAGGCTCAGAATCATACTGAAATGTAAATAcggtatttttaaaatacatttgtcTTAACTTACTTTCATACTACAAATTCCATTTCACagtaaaagaaaacttagaatcTTGTGGTACTACTATTCATTTTTAGACCCTCCCaacagtatttttattttcctcatttagtatcataagattataaatttagacCTGGATTTTCAAGGTCACTTAGTacaacacctttattttacagaagagacttagggaagttaattgacttgttcagggtcatacagtaagtgtcagaatcataggtcttcttgactcttttaAGTTCTATTCTGTTCTCTACACAACAATGACTATTTAGTCTTACATACTGCTCTCATATGGTAAAAATACAAGAACAGACTTTTAAGATGTAAAGAGTAATAGTATACATGAAGGAGCATATTTTAGTATAACAATATATGTTTAAGATGTAAAAAGTAATAGTATATATAAAAACAGCATACAAGCGATAAATATGaggtttagaattttttttaaaagcctcacAGATATTTTTTCACTATGGGACTAATaatcaaatatttatataaagtttcttttccaaaattttgagttttacattaaaaatattagTCTTTACCCATATCCCAGGAACCAACACTGCCACCAAGCTGTAGCATGCCTTACTACAATGAGCAAATCTGTTAAACCCAAATGTAGACTGTATTTAACAAAAGAAACGTACattagaaaatattaaatgaagtTCAGAAAAAGTTTATACTCATGATGAAGCTGGCTCACTTAAACTTATATAACACTAAATAACATTATACTAAAAAAGTTTCAGtccagaaattttaaataaataaataaacccttCAGTAATCATTGCTAATATTAATAATTGGCAAGGGCCGACActgtaaaaattacaaaaatctcattggaaTGCATACCTGGTTGTTTTaaagtgatttcttttttaaagagcaCAAGCAAATATCTGCATTGGTATATTCAATTTATAAAGAAGCAATAAATGATTCTTTATTCTAAAATTACTCTGCCTAAAGTACAAATTGGACAAGAACTGACAGATATGATATGACAAATATTCTGActtattttacaattttaaaataaacctCAAGTCTAAAAggataggagaaagaaagaataatcaGATTAGGTTTAGAGTATATAATATTTTTACAAAGTAAAGGAAATGAAGGCAATTGTGAAAGAGTACTTAAAGTCAAATAACTTCTAATTTGAAAATCTAACATCAAAATCCTACTGTATTTGTTATGATCTGTAGAGAAGGTAGTTTCTTATACAGAGTAAAACTAACTTAGAACATGTATAACAGGGAAGAGTATATCAAATGTCTTGGTTTGGATAAATCCTACTGGAAATAATAAGGAGGTAAGGGTAAGAGAACTGAACTGATCCCTCCCTGGCTATTTCTAAGAGTGATGGGAAATAAGACCCTGTGAGGgcaaacaaagtaggatctttgcAGTTTTTGTTTATGTCAAGTAGTATGAtgtctctgaataatgtgattagggaggatctttcccacccaatGTTGGACCTGGGGAGacttgtaggaaggcccacacctttgttAATGAGGCAATGGTTCTCAAgagatgtgatgccctctggctttaaAAAGTGTACAAtgactctgaggtgcagttttactttagggcttagtttttggaagaaggtttgtgtgccagatcagactctgggaagccactaagcagcctcctggctttgaaaacccagagtcCTTCTCTGGCACTAAAACCTTCTCAGTTACAAAGTTAAAACCTGACCCTCagggtatttatacactttttggagccagaggacataaccctctgacctagtgcctcaacagaaaaaacaaaaggtacttgggaccctcctacaaaacaactccccaaATCAAACCCCGTCAATGTGTGgtaaagatcttctttaatcacattgttGAATCAGAGGCACTTTcactaaaacaaaaagagcaaaagatcctaatttggttgtcatcacactccacccttccaggatccttggcctcACAAATCTAAATGGGGAGGATCAAAGAGAgtcattatacttcttgattataccaaaacaaaaacaacaaaagattctactttgcttgtcCTTACACCTACTTTCTCCATTCTGGTCTTCCATTAATACCTCTAGGTCATCCAAGAAGTCTCAAAGTGAAATCATCATCTCCCAGAAACCTATtccatttcctgatttcccttTGTCAAAGGCAAACATTCTCTTCACTGCCTAATACACATAATCACAAGTCATTTGTGactacttcttttccttttatgaacaAATAGCCTACCTCTGAACTCTTTTTTGAAGATGTTCCTTCATCTCCATTTCTACTGCTATCAATAACATTCAGGCCTCATTTATCACTCATCTAGACTCTTTCAATAGTGTTCTGAACAGACTCCTAGTATACTATGCAACCTATCTACTGGCAGATTGACTTTTGTAATGCACAGTTCTGATTACATTACACAAGTGctaaaaaaattctattaaaaacaaaagtcaacATTTTTCACATTCAAGACTCTGTATAATCAACTTGCAATCTATCTTGTCTTGTGCTACCAACACACAAATTTTTGTTTTAGTCAAACTGAATCAGTTACTGTACCTGGAACATTATGTCCACCTTTGATTCAGACCTAAACTTCCCAGGTTTCACTGTAACCTGACCTTTTCCCTATTCTTAAAGCTCCTACTTAAATGACTCTTTCtccagaaagccttccctgataATTAATTAGATATTAATTAGAAtagtaaattttgagaaaagcaacAGGATTAAGCTGTCTTCTCTAAGAACTACATGCAGATGTATATGGCTGGTTCTCAAAGTTTAGTAATATATTTTggtaataagttctcaaaattggattaagAATTTGTTAAGAATTAACTGGATTTTACACAAAAAAATGCAGTGATAATGGCACAGAAAGttaaattctttttccattttgtgtcTGTCTAATAACCTTAAAGGGCAAGAGAGTTCATTTTCAGTTAGACCCtcataaattttcaaaaaattcttaTATCAGGTACAGGATTTAGGTAAGGACAGGAACAGTGAATGAGAGATAAAGTGAAATTCTTTTGGAGAACCAAACTGAAGTGACTGTAGTAAATTGAATTAAGTCACAGAATTATCTAGGAACTTCTAAATTTGGAACCACTGAAGCCCCTTTAGAGTTGTCCTGAGAATAAAGCATATAGtccaagaaaagatatctagggaCCAGATAACTACATGAAATATCTGGGACTATTCTTTCTGTACAATTTGTCCCCCTAAGCAACTGTTCGTGCCtgctctgttttggctctttcccCACCAGCTAAGAGAGTGTTCTGTTAGTTTGCACCCCTGTTAGAAAGTACTTGATATTaatgtttaaattttctttgttaccttggtgacatgtaaatctcccttctcagaactagtcCACTGTAATTCCTCTAAGTAAGCTGATCTGTACCTGACAATGTAATTATGCAATTATGAGAATTGTGACAAAAACTTTACTGCACTGTTTAAACCTGGATCACCTGCTCCTGAGTGGAGGGACCCAGAAGCAGTTAATATCCAGATGAGGCAGCTGTCCCAAGATTCTGGACAAGTCTACtgtcttttttaatctttccttttattaatgtACCCAACCACCAAGGCCCTGATTCAAGAAAGTGTTGGCATTTTCTCACTGACATTCAAGTATTAACGCCCCAGGGTAATATCTCATGGGATATACCTGCCTCTCCTTTATTGGCCATAAGGGTAAGAGCTCTTTCAGACACCCTCCCTTTGGCCAAAAAGGAGGAAATGTCAAAAATTTTTGGAGATACCCTGTTTCCCAGAGCTAAGACCCAGCAAGCCGGCTATTTCCTAAGCTTGGCATAACAATAACCCTTTGCACTCAGGATGATATCACCCTCTGGAAAACTGTATTGCTTggaccagcaccaggtgttcacTGAGGGATTTAGCTCCCCTTATTTCCCAGGGTCATCCATCACATATTCATAATCCCTGTTTCTTATCACTGACAGGTAGTACACTCCTATGATTCCCGTCACAGAATTCTGGTTCTCTACCCTATAGAGTAGTCATGACACCAAAGATCTGCAACAATAATGTTCCCACAAGACACACAGGAACAGTAACTCAAGATCTAAAAATTGTGGTCCAGGCCCAGGATGTATATATAACCTGCATTCAGTTTAGCATGTTAAGCCCTCCTTCTTGGGAagttcacatatatatgtgtgtgtatgtatatgcatgcatgtgtgtatatatgtatgtatccacGCTTAACTGTAGCgggggggagaaaaaataaagcaataagtGCACAGCATAGagcaaaagaaaatcaacaaggaAGCAATGTTGGGTaatctttgaaaacaatgtgtagtatttatcattgtaagttttcttgaaatgaaaaattattttttttatactgAATCTTCTTTTATGGGCTGCTGTAtgcatggcaatgctttttttttcttttctcattttgtatttaaagtgcaaaattaaaaaaatttttaaatatataaaatcaattaAAGTCAGGGGTCATATTTCTACCCTTAACTATATCTCTTCACAGTACCCACTATTAGGATGTATGTACTTCTGTATATCCAATGTACAGTATTTGGCAATGGCCAGTGGATACAATAAAACATCAGGGCATGATCTGCCAGACAAACTGTgttgtatttctttatttcttcaaacaataataaaatatttctttaaacaataataaaattgcttaatttaaaaatttaattaaatttttaaaaatcatataaaatcaCATAATTAAGAACCTTAAAGATGATGTAGTCCAACCCTTAAATGCTGtacatttatgtaatattttattaagtCACAAAgcacaagatcatagattgagagctgaagAGAACTGAgcggtcatctagtccaagttcttcattttatagataaagaaactgaagcccagagtgattaaatgattttcccagggtctcgggaagaaagtggcaaagccaggattctaacccaggtccTCCAATTCTATAGCCAGTACCCTTTTTACCGTAATGAAATTGACCTAtttcatataaatacatacatagctCTATATTtacatacagatatgtatgtattataccAGCTAATCATTATAATAACCTTTTGAAGTAGAGCAAAAacaatcatctccattttacctAGGAAaatcaaatacttattaagtaacTACGATGAGGTAACAGGGATGCAGAGGACCAGAAGAAACCATCGCTCTGTCCTCAAGGATATATGCCCatacaagtatatacaaaataactataaagtaaggaggaggagggagaaatcaggaaagacggCATCTAAGCTGAGCTCTGAAGGCAACTGACAATGTCAAAGAGGCACAGGTAACAAATGACAGACTGCACCAACACCTGGAGCCAGGAAATAACCTATCTAGTCACCCAACTAAGCCTTCTGACGCCACCTAGTGGTCA
This genomic interval carries:
- the ABHD13 gene encoding protein ABHD13 isoform X2, yielding MPRCAARYWIEGKWLREAAAAAVPDAAGGRRRRRRSRERESAGRHLAVTHAAWAGSGSGWSAAVGAPEEVAAVAAAERGEEAEAEEEEDEEGRKKRRPGLLRASRYGASCCLRGRGAYLRYIWNNSSRRPTMEKSWMLWTFVERWLLALASWSWALCRISLLPLIVTFHLYGGITLLVLIFVSIAGILYKFQDVLLYFPEQPSSSRLYVPMPTGIPHENIFIRTKDGVLLNLILLRYTGDDSTYSPTIIYFHGNAGNIGHRLPNALLMLVNLKVNLLLVDYRGYGKSEGEANEEGLYLDSEAVLDYVMTRPDLDKTKIFLFGRSLGGAVAIHLASENSHRISAIMVENTFLSIPHMATTLFSFFPMRYLPLWCYKNKFLSYRKISQCRMPSLFISGLSDQLIPPVMMKQLYELSPSRTKRLAIFPDGTHNDTWQCQGYFTALEQFIKEVIKSHSPEEMAKTSSNVTII
- the ABHD13 gene encoding protein ABHD13 isoform X1, with amino-acid sequence MPRCAARYWIEGKWLREAAAAAVPDAAGGRRRRRRSRERESAGRHLAVTHAAWAGSGSGWSAAVGAPEEVAAVAAAERGEEAEAEEEEDEEGRKKRRPGLLRASRYGASCCLRGRGAYLRYIWNNSSRRPTMEKSWMLWTFVERWLLALASWSWALCRISLLPLIVTFHLYGGITLLVLIFVSIAGILYKFQDVLLYFPEQPSSSRLYVPMPTGIPHENIFIRTKDGVLLNLILLRYTGDDSTYSPTIIYFHGNAGNIGHRLPNALLMLVNLKVNLLLVDYRGYGKSEGEANEEGLYLDSEAVLDYVMTRPDLDKTKIFLFGRSLGGAVAIHLASENSHRISAIMVENTFLSIPHMATTLFSFFPMRYLPLWCYKNKFLSYRKISQCRMPSLFISGLSDQLIPPVMMKQLYELSPSRTKRLAIFPDGTHNDTWQCQGYFTALEQFIKEVIKSHSPEEMAKTSSNVMNGDY